In a single window of the Eshraghiella crossota genome:
- a CDS encoding HPr family phosphocarrier protein → MNIILDSVDKVKDFVREMSKFETDIDLVSSRFIVDAKSLMGILSLDLTKPIEVRILNKQDERLINTIEKYAVA, encoded by the coding sequence ATGAACATTATTTTAGATTCGGTTGACAAAGTTAAAGATTTTGTCAGAGAAATGTCCAAATTTGAAACAGATATTGATCTGGTGTCATCAAGATTTATTGTGGATGCAAAATCCCTGATGGGAATCCTTAGTCTGGATCTTACAAAACCAATTGAAGTAAGAATACTTAACAAACAGGACGAAAGGCTCATTAACACAATAGAAAAATATGCAGTAGCATAA
- a CDS encoding substrate-binding domain-containing protein, whose translation MKMKKTVLAAGIAGLVAASLVGCGKSGTTSGNGDVNGNITVISREEGSGTRGAFVEITGVEQKNADGKKEDMTTTSAVISNSTNEVITAVSGDNNAIGYISLGSLNDSVKALKVDGVEATAENVANGTYSVQRPFNIATNGEAKGAAADFISYILSTEGQKIIEDNGYIAVAEGEAYTPSDVTGSIVVGGSSSVGPVMEKLVEAYEKVSEVKVELQVTDSSTGMENATSGSYDIGMASREVKDSEKEKGLVPVVIAKDGIAIVVNKNNTVNEITSEQIKNIYTGSVTGWSEVK comes from the coding sequence ATGAAAATGAAAAAAACAGTATTAGCAGCAGGAATTGCAGGTTTGGTTGCAGCATCGCTTGTAGGATGCGGAAAATCAGGGACAACATCAGGAAACGGTGATGTTAATGGTAATATTACAGTAATTTCAAGAGAAGAAGGCTCCGGAACAAGAGGCGCTTTTGTAGAAATTACAGGTGTAGAACAGAAGAATGCAGACGGTAAGAAAGAAGATATGACAACAACTTCAGCAGTTATTTCTAACTCAACCAACGAAGTTATTACAGCAGTTTCAGGTGACAACAATGCAATTGGATATATCTCACTCGGATCTCTTAACGATTCGGTAAAAGCACTTAAGGTTGACGGCGTTGAAGCAACAGCAGAAAACGTAGCAAACGGAACATATTCAGTACAGAGACCTTTTAACATTGCTACAAACGGAGAAGCTAAAGGAGCTGCAGCAGATTTTATAAGCTACATCCTTAGCACAGAAGGTCAGAAGATTATAGAAGACAATGGATACATAGCAGTAGCAGAAGGCGAGGCTTATACGCCATCAGATGTTACAGGAAGCATTGTAGTCGGCGGTTCTTCATCAGTAGGTCCTGTAATGGAAAAACTTGTTGAAGCTTATGAAAAAGTAAGCGAAGTTAAGGTAGAACTTCAGGTAACAGATTCATCAACAGGCATGGAAAATGCAACAAGCGGTTCTTATGATATCGGTATGGCTTCAAGAGAAGTAAAAGACAGTGAAAAAGAAAAAGGACTTGTACCTGTGGTAATCGCAAAAGACGGTATTGCAATTGTTGTTAATAAGAACAACACAGTTAATGAAATTACATCAGAACAGATTAAAAATATCTACACAGGTTCAGTAACTGGCTGGTCAGAAGTTAAATAA
- the pstC gene encoding phosphate ABC transporter permease subunit PstC — MRKIREKGMAAVFAFLASISIIAVLVICIFLFARGIPAIHQIGFTKFVSGKIWKPGSDYYGIFVMIIGSLYVTAGALIIGVPVGIFMAVFMAKFCPAWLYKILKPVVNLLAGIPSIIYGYFGLMVIVPFIRNNFTGNGFSILAASIVLGMMILPTIISVSEASIRAVPESYMEGALALGATKETAVFKTIVPAAKSGIITSLTLGVGRAIGETMAVKMIVGNQTRLPESIFDGVRTLTSNIVLEMGYATDLHKEALIATGVILFGFILILNMIISILKRKQVEA; from the coding sequence ATGAGAAAAATCAGGGAAAAAGGAATGGCGGCTGTGTTCGCCTTCCTTGCAAGTATTTCAATAATAGCGGTTCTTGTAATATGTATATTTCTTTTTGCAAGGGGAATACCGGCTATACATCAGATAGGTTTTACAAAATTTGTATCAGGTAAGATATGGAAACCGGGCAGCGATTATTACGGAATATTTGTCATGATAATAGGAAGTCTGTATGTTACTGCAGGAGCACTTATAATAGGTGTTCCTGTTGGAATATTTATGGCAGTCTTCATGGCAAAATTCTGTCCTGCATGGTTATATAAAATATTAAAGCCTGTAGTTAATCTTCTGGCCGGAATACCTTCAATTATATATGGTTATTTTGGATTGATGGTAATTGTTCCATTTATAAGAAATAATTTTACCGGAAACGGATTCAGCATTCTTGCAGCATCCATAGTCCTTGGAATGATGATACTTCCTACAATTATATCAGTATCGGAAGCCTCAATAAGAGCAGTTCCCGAAAGCTATATGGAGGGGGCACTGGCACTTGGAGCAACAAAAGAAACAGCTGTATTTAAGACCATTGTTCCTGCAGCAAAATCAGGAATAATAACAAGTCTTACCCTTGGTGTGGGCAGGGCAATCGGAGAAACAATGGCAGTAAAGATGATTGTCGGAAATCAGACAAGACTTCCGGAAAGCATATTTGATGGTGTCAGGACACTGACATCCAATATTGTACTTGAAATGGGATATGCCACCGATTTGCACAAAGAAGCATTAATTGCCACAGGTGTAATTTTGTTTGGATTTATACTTATATTGAATATGATAATCAGCATATTAAAGAGAAAGCAGGTGGAGGCATAA
- the pstA gene encoding phosphate ABC transporter permease PstA codes for MEKKLREHHVGSLVLRGLMYLAAGITVVALLYVLFYILVNGVPALFTSKGIFSTKYNSENVSLLPSLINTLILTAVSLAIAIPLGIGAAIYLSEYAKKRNFFVRVIELMSETLSGIPSIIYGLFGMIFFVVFLKWDYSLMAGAATAAIMVLPTILSTTKEALDAVPDSYREGSFALGTGKLRTIFKVVLPAAVPGILSGIILAIGRIVGETAALLYTSGTATRGLTKGLMSSGRTLAVHMYTISSEGFHTKQTFATAVILLIFVFIINTLSSVAAKQISKKAGGQ; via the coding sequence ATGGAAAAGAAATTAAGAGAGCATCATGTCGGTTCACTTGTGTTAAGAGGCCTTATGTACCTTGCGGCAGGAATTACCGTAGTGGCACTTTTATATGTGCTGTTTTATATCCTGGTAAATGGCGTACCTGCATTATTTACCTCAAAAGGTATTTTTTCAACAAAATATAATTCTGAGAATGTATCACTTTTACCTTCTCTTATAAATACACTTATTCTTACTGCGGTATCCCTTGCAATAGCAATACCTTTAGGAATAGGTGCAGCGATATATTTATCGGAATATGCGAAAAAAAGAAATTTCTTTGTCAGGGTAATTGAACTTATGTCAGAAACACTAAGCGGAATACCTTCAATCATATACGGACTTTTCGGCATGATTTTTTTCGTTGTATTTTTGAAATGGGATTATTCACTTATGGCAGGTGCGGCAACAGCGGCAATTATGGTACTGCCTACAATATTGAGTACAACCAAAGAAGCACTTGATGCTGTACCGGATTCATACAGGGAAGGCAGCTTTGCCCTCGGTACCGGCAAATTAAGAACCATATTTAAAGTTGTTCTTCCGGCAGCAGTTCCGGGTATCCTTTCCGGAATTATTCTTGCCATAGGACGAATAGTGGGAGAAACAGCGGCTCTTTTATATACGTCGGGAACCGCAACAAGAGGACTTACCAAAGGACTTATGTCATCAGGAAGAACCCTTGCGGTACATATGTATACAATTTCCAGTGAAGGATTTCATACAAAACAGACTTTTGCCACAGCGGTAATACTTTTGATATTTGTATTCATAATAAATACATTATCATCCGTAGCAGCAAAGCAAATCAGTAAAAAAGCAGGAGGACAGTAA
- the pstB gene encoding phosphate ABC transporter ATP-binding protein PstB, with translation MSDYKFNVKGLDLYYGDFHALKDINMEIKSNMVTAFIGPSGCGKSTFLKTLNRMNDLVDNCKITGDVLLDDVDIYGKMDVCELRKRVGMVFQKPNPFPMSIYDNIAFGPRTHGIKSKSALDEIVEQSLKNAAIWDEVKDRLKKSALGLSGGQQQRLCIARALAVKPEVILMDEPTSALDPISTSKIEDLVMELKKQYTIVMVTHNMQQATRVADETVFFLLGEIIEHNNTEAMFSMPKDKRTEDYISGRFG, from the coding sequence ATGTCAGATTATAAATTTAATGTAAAAGGGCTGGACCTTTATTATGGAGATTTTCACGCCCTTAAAGATATAAATATGGAAATTAAATCCAATATGGTAACTGCATTTATAGGTCCGAGCGGTTGCGGAAAATCAACATTTCTTAAGACTCTCAACAGAATGAATGATTTGGTGGATAATTGTAAAATTACCGGAGATGTTCTTCTTGATGATGTGGATATATATGGCAAAATGGATGTTTGTGAGCTTAGAAAAAGAGTTGGGATGGTGTTTCAGAAACCTAATCCTTTCCCAATGAGCATATATGACAATATAGCTTTCGGACCAAGAACACATGGTATTAAGTCAAAATCAGCCCTTGATGAAATTGTAGAGCAGTCATTAAAAAATGCGGCAATCTGGGATGAAGTAAAAGACCGGTTAAAAAAATCAGCTCTCGGACTTTCGGGAGGACAGCAGCAGAGACTATGCATAGCCAGAGCCTTGGCTGTTAAACCTGAGGTTATACTCATGGATGAACCTACGTCAGCCCTCGACCCTATATCTACCTCAAAGATTGAGGACCTTGTTATGGAACTGAAAAAACAATATACCATTGTAATGGTTACGCATAATATGCAGCAGGCAACCCGTGTTGCGGATGAAACGGTATTTTTCCTTTTGGGAGAAATAATTGAACATAACAATACGGAAGCAATGTTTTCAATGCCAAAAGATAAGAGAACAGAGGATTATATATCAGGAAGGTTTGGATGA
- the phoU gene encoding phosphate signaling complex protein PhoU, which translates to MRKLFDQELKTLNDKLFSMGALVEKSIEKAINALINSNVEEAKKAIEEDDKIDQAKKDIESLCMKLLLTQQPVASDLRHISSALKMVTDLERIGDHAADISEITILLSRMEYTSDLDILKRMAVKTTEMVIRSLEAFSEGNVEKAKEVINDDDIVDELFLNVKDNVISIISSNPNKGGEATDLLMIGKYFERIGDHATNIAEWAIYSVQGDINVVQ; encoded by the coding sequence ATGAGAAAATTATTTGATCAGGAATTAAAAACATTAAACGATAAACTTTTTTCAATGGGCGCGCTGGTAGAAAAATCCATAGAAAAAGCAATAAACGCACTTATTAATTCCAATGTGGAAGAAGCAAAAAAAGCAATTGAAGAAGATGATAAAATCGACCAGGCAAAAAAGGATATTGAAAGCCTTTGTATGAAGCTTCTGCTTACACAACAGCCTGTGGCAAGTGACCTGCGTCATATATCATCAGCACTTAAAATGGTTACAGACCTTGAAAGAATAGGCGACCATGCGGCAGATATTTCAGAGATAACAATTCTTTTATCCCGGATGGAATATACTTCTGACCTTGACATTCTGAAACGTATGGCAGTAAAGACAACGGAAATGGTAATAAGAAGTCTTGAAGCATTTTCAGAAGGCAATGTGGAGAAAGCCAAAGAAGTTATTAACGATGATGACATTGTAGATGAACTTTTCCTTAATGTAAAAGATAATGTAATTTCTATTATAAGCAGCAATCCTAACAAGGGTGGAGAAGCTACAGACCTGCTGATGATTGGAAAATATTTTGAAAGAATCGGCGACCATGCAACCAATATTGCGGAGTGGGCAATTTACTCCGTACAGGGTGATATTAACGTAGTCCAATAA
- a CDS encoding Na/Pi cotransporter family protein, with product MSFFNALTMLGGLALFLFGMNSLGDGLAKLSGGKLENILERLTANKIKAVLLGAGVTAVIQSSSATTVMVVGFVNSGIMKLSQAVGVIFGANIGTTATTWILSLSGISSGNFFVQMLKPSSFSPILALVGVILILFSKKDKKKDVGTILISFAILMFGMETMSGAVAGLENNQGFIHLFTMFKNPILGLMAGAVLTAAIQSSSASIGILQALCSTGAITFSSALPIILGQNIGTCVTAIISAVGANKNAKRAAFVHLYFNLIGTVIFMCVFYGINAFVHFGFLEQSANQLGIAIIHTSFNVLATIVLLPFSKGLERLASITVRDKKEKAKPKNSEMKLLDARFLERPAFAVELSKTTTINMAKVVRMSIMEAIELLDKYDEKKASKVAELEKLVDVYEDELGDYLVKLSAKSLSEHDSRLLSKMLHSIGDLERISDHALNIKEAASEMHGKKIKFSDEAKAELNVLTDAISRIVDLAIFSYINDDKKEALLVEPLEEVIDVVNEKLKNRHIKRLRTGQCTIELGFILSDITNNFERVADHCSNIAACELQIDSDEFESHDYLGRMKKDDENYKARYNEFLEEYKLPKYKKEA from the coding sequence ATGAGTTTTTTTAATGCGTTGACAATGTTAGGAGGACTTGCGCTTTTCCTTTTTGGTATGAATTCCTTGGGAGACGGGCTTGCCAAATTATCCGGAGGAAAGTTAGAAAACATACTTGAAAGACTTACAGCCAATAAGATAAAGGCCGTGCTTCTCGGTGCGGGTGTAACAGCCGTAATCCAGAGTTCGTCGGCAACAACCGTAATGGTGGTAGGTTTTGTTAATTCCGGTATTATGAAATTAAGTCAGGCAGTCGGTGTTATTTTTGGTGCCAATATAGGTACTACGGCGACTACATGGATACTAAGCCTGTCGGGAATCAGCAGTGGTAACTTTTTTGTGCAGATGTTGAAACCATCATCTTTTTCTCCAATCCTTGCCCTTGTCGGCGTAATACTTATTTTATTCAGTAAAAAAGACAAGAAAAAAGATGTTGGTACAATTCTTATAAGTTTTGCAATTCTTATGTTCGGTATGGAGACTATGAGTGGTGCCGTAGCGGGACTTGAGAATAATCAAGGATTTATACATCTTTTTACCATGTTTAAAAATCCTATACTTGGACTTATGGCAGGTGCGGTACTTACGGCTGCAATCCAGAGCTCATCTGCATCAATCGGTATTTTACAGGCATTGTGTTCAACAGGTGCGATTACATTCAGCAGTGCATTGCCTATCATATTGGGACAGAACATAGGTACATGTGTAACAGCCATAATTTCAGCAGTTGGAGCAAATAAAAATGCCAAAAGAGCTGCTTTTGTACACTTATATTTTAATCTCATAGGAACGGTTATATTTATGTGTGTTTTCTACGGAATCAATGCATTTGTACATTTTGGATTCCTTGAACAATCTGCTAACCAGCTTGGAATAGCAATTATCCATACAAGTTTTAACGTCCTTGCAACAATCGTACTTTTGCCTTTCTCTAAAGGACTTGAAAGACTTGCAAGTATTACCGTAAGAGATAAAAAAGAAAAGGCTAAGCCTAAAAATTCAGAGATGAAATTATTGGATGCAAGATTTCTTGAAAGACCTGCTTTTGCAGTTGAACTGAGTAAGACAACCACAATTAATATGGCAAAAGTAGTCCGGATGTCAATTATGGAAGCAATTGAGCTTCTGGATAAATATGATGAAAAGAAAGCATCAAAGGTGGCAGAACTTGAAAAACTTGTTGATGTTTATGAAGATGAACTGGGAGATTACCTTGTTAAATTAAGTGCAAAGAGTCTTAGTGAACATGATTCAAGACTGCTTTCCAAAATGCTGCACTCAATTGGCGACTTAGAAAGAATATCCGACCATGCACTTAACATAAAAGAGGCGGCTTCAGAGATGCACGGTAAGAAAATAAAGTTCTCGGATGAAGCAAAGGCAGAATTAAATGTACTCACAGATGCAATAAGCCGTATAGTTGATCTTGCAATATTCAGTTATATAAATGATGACAAAAAAGAAGCACTCCTTGTAGAGCCGCTTGAAGAAGTTATTGATGTAGTTAATGAAAAACTTAAGAACCGTCATATAAAGCGATTAAGAACCGGACAGTGTACAATCGAACTTGGTTTTATATTATCGGATATAACCAACAATTTTGAAAGGGTTGCTGATCATTGTTCCAACATTGCGGCCTGTGAATTACAGATAGATTCGGATGAATTTGAGTCACATGACTACCTCGGAAGAATGAAAAAGGATGACGAAAACTATAAAGCAAGGTATAATGAGTTTTTAGAAGAGTACAAGCTGCCTAAGTATAAAAAGGAGGCATGA
- a CDS encoding response regulator transcription factor: MKTPLVYIVEDDNNISEIESFALKNSGYITEVFETGKNFFKHLQNKKPDIVLLDIMLPDMDGLEILKKMKNTPDYKKIPVIMVTAKTTEIDKVKGLDLGADDYISKPFGIMELISRVKALLRRTLNLEEEKVLSYESVVMDVEKRAVYVNNDAVELTYKEFELLKLLLQNSGIVLRREVIMDRVWGTEFEGESRTLDMHIKTLRQKLGDGGAIIKTIRNVGYEIG, translated from the coding sequence ATGAAAACACCGTTAGTATATATTGTGGAAGATGACAATAATATCAGTGAAATCGAAAGTTTTGCATTAAAGAACAGTGGATATATTACAGAAGTTTTTGAAACGGGAAAAAACTTTTTTAAACATCTTCAGAACAAAAAGCCGGACATAGTGCTCCTTGATATTATGCTTCCGGATATGGATGGACTTGAAATATTAAAAAAAATGAAAAATACTCCCGATTATAAAAAAATACCTGTAATTATGGTTACGGCCAAAACAACCGAAATAGACAAGGTAAAAGGCCTTGACCTTGGGGCAGATGATTATATATCCAAACCCTTTGGCATAATGGAACTTATTTCAAGAGTTAAAGCTCTTTTAAGAAGAACCCTTAATCTTGAAGAAGAAAAGGTACTGTCCTATGAAAGCGTTGTTATGGATGTGGAAAAAAGAGCTGTCTATGTGAACAATGATGCTGTAGAACTGACCTATAAGGAATTTGAACTTCTAAAACTTCTGCTTCAGAATTCGGGAATCGTGCTTAGAAGAGAAGTGATTATGGACAGAGTATGGGGTACCGAATTTGAAGGGGAATCAAGAACGCTTGATATGCACATCAAGACTCTCAGACAGAAGCTTGGAGATGGTGGAGCAATTATTAAGACTATACGGAATGTAGGATATGAAATAGGATAA
- a CDS encoding sensor histidine kinase — translation MKRMKKRINVQFLIVVSIAIIVTAAAAICIFYNTFKREIMENLKTTAYTIKNISGPEYGIQEFDYDKLAQTRITVVRSDGTVVFDNVTDASSLENHGNRPEIKEAFSAGEGSTIRKSDTVGKSNFYFALKISDDCVVRVAREASSIWHIFLSALPAFISIVALVVIISVVSNHFLTRSFIAPIEQVANNLDNLDKVTVYKEMQPFVTTIKKQHDDIIKNAIMRQEFTANVSHELKTPLTAISGYSELIKNGMAGSEDIGRFANEIYTNANRLLTLINDIINLSELDRGAPLEYEDVDISEIAGNCVSMLDFHAKENQVTLHFDGEKTIVRGNKNKLEEVVYNLCDNAIRYNKAGGEVWVTVKNTPEGKILSVRDNGIGISKENQKRIFERFYRVDKSRSKKTGGTGLGLAIVKHIIEQHNFNIEVISDENTGTTINVIMK, via the coding sequence ATGAAAAGAATGAAAAAGAGAATTAATGTCCAATTCTTAATTGTAGTCAGCATTGCCATTATTGTTACTGCAGCAGCGGCAATATGTATCTTTTATAATACATTTAAAAGAGAAATAATGGAAAATTTAAAAACAACTGCGTACACAATCAAAAATATATCCGGACCGGAATACGGCATACAGGAGTTTGATTATGACAAACTTGCACAGACAAGGATTACTGTTGTGAGAAGTGACGGAACAGTTGTTTTTGATAATGTTACGGATGCATCATCTCTGGAGAACCATGGAAACAGACCTGAGATTAAGGAGGCTTTCAGTGCCGGAGAAGGCAGCACCATAAGAAAATCGGACACCGTAGGAAAAAGCAACTTTTATTTTGCCTTAAAAATCAGTGATGATTGTGTTGTTCGTGTCGCAAGGGAAGCGTCAAGTATATGGCATATATTTTTATCCGCATTGCCGGCGTTTATTTCGATAGTTGCCCTTGTTGTGATTATTAGTGTTGTATCTAATCATTTTCTGACACGAAGTTTTATTGCACCGATTGAACAGGTGGCGAATAATCTTGATAACCTTGACAAAGTCACGGTATATAAAGAGATGCAGCCATTTGTGACAACCATAAAGAAACAGCATGATGACATAATTAAAAATGCCATAATGAGACAGGAATTTACTGCCAACGTATCACATGAGCTTAAGACCCCTCTTACAGCCATATCGGGATATTCGGAACTTATTAAGAACGGAATGGCCGGAAGCGAAGATATCGGAAGATTTGCCAACGAGATATATACAAATGCCAACAGGCTTCTTACCCTGATTAATGACATAATCAATTTGTCAGAACTTGACAGAGGAGCACCGCTAGAATATGAGGACGTTGATATTTCGGAGATAGCCGGAAATTGTGTATCAATGTTAGACTTTCATGCCAAAGAAAATCAGGTAACACTTCATTTTGACGGAGAAAAGACAATTGTCAGAGGCAATAAAAATAAATTGGAAGAAGTTGTATATAACCTGTGCGATAATGCCATACGTTATAATAAAGCAGGCGGAGAGGTATGGGTTACGGTAAAAAACACTCCTGAGGGTAAAATACTGTCAGTCAGGGATAACGGTATAGGAATATCCAAAGAAAACCAGAAACGGATATTTGAACGTTTTTACAGAGTAGATAAGAGCCGTTCAAAAAAGACCGGCGGAACCGGTCTTGGGCTTGCTATTGTAAAGCATATTATTGAACAGCACAATTTCAATATAGAAGTAATAAGTGATGAAAATACAGGCACCACAATTAACGTTATCATGAAGTAG
- a CDS encoding DUF4317 domain-containing protein produces MNKKEIAEIKKLFTNDKCCISKICGCYVDGNKNKITTFRHAFLSLPQEEIFKYFTIFRSSLSGTIGKNLLNMEFPMETEEEGGSQDFLMKLRSSHLDDDELLEIFYNKVIDNYNYGENYLILLIDANYDVPGKASDEFDMDDASEYVYEHILCNICPVKLSEEGLCYNAATNSFENRIRDWLVEKPLHGFLFPAFNDRNTDIHNILYFSKKSEEVQADFIDGVLGCVTPMTYMVQKETFSEIITESLGEECTFETVKSVHESMNNYIEEHKEQVEPVVFEKNDIKKMLESTGVSNEQISSFEEHYEDVAGSRTEFNAANVVNARSFEVKTKDVVIKVAPDRTDLIETKEVDGKLCLVIEISDQVEVNGITVKPL; encoded by the coding sequence ATGAACAAAAAAGAAATTGCAGAAATCAAGAAACTTTTTACAAATGACAAATGCTGTATATCCAAAATATGCGGCTGCTACGTTGACGGCAATAAGAACAAAATAACCACATTCAGACATGCTTTTTTATCTCTCCCCCAGGAAGAAATTTTTAAATATTTTACTATTTTCAGAAGTTCACTTTCAGGAACTATCGGTAAGAATCTTTTAAATATGGAATTTCCTATGGAGACAGAAGAGGAGGGCGGAAGCCAGGATTTTCTTATGAAGCTTCGTTCAAGCCATCTTGATGACGATGAACTGCTTGAAATCTTTTACAATAAGGTAATCGATAATTACAACTATGGTGAAAATTATCTTATTCTCCTTATAGATGCCAATTATGACGTTCCGGGCAAGGCCTCAGATGAGTTTGATATGGATGATGCGTCGGAATATGTATACGAGCACATCTTATGCAATATATGTCCCGTAAAGCTTTCGGAAGAGGGGCTCTGCTACAATGCTGCTACCAATTCTTTTGAAAACAGGATAAGGGACTGGCTTGTCGAGAAACCTCTCCACGGTTTTCTTTTTCCTGCTTTTAATGACAGAAATACGGACATACATAATATTTTATATTTCAGCAAAAAAAGTGAAGAGGTACAGGCTGATTTTATAGATGGCGTGCTTGGCTGTGTCACACCTATGACCTATATGGTACAGAAAGAAACTTTTTCCGAAATCATAACTGAATCCCTCGGTGAGGAATGTACCTTTGAGACCGTTAAATCTGTCCATGAAAGCATGAATAATTACATTGAAGAACATAAAGAACAGGTTGAGCCTGTTGTTTTTGAAAAGAACGATATTAAAAAAATGCTTGAATCCACAGGGGTAAGCAATGAGCAGATAAGCTCTTTTGAAGAACATTATGAAGATGTTGCCGGCAGCAGAACCGAATTTAACGCTGCCAACGTTGTGAATGCAAGAAGTTTTGAAGTAAAGACAAAGGATGTTGTAATCAAGGTTGCACCTGATCGTACTGACCTTATTGAAACCAAAGAGGTGGACGGCAAATTATGTCTTGTCATTGAAATAAGTGATCAGGTTGAAGTAAACGGAATTACAGTCAAACCGCTGTAA
- a CDS encoding methyl-accepting chemotaxis protein, protein MKLQSEIILAVISGILALGIILLTVRLCHYKKQLRNLYKNNNESASETIKAKNKITSCTDEINRLIAASERGCKDNYDMLKASGGSKAALKVSGEKEITDKILTILAKASGSIKQMNEITGEAVKLLSGSGDKIKEASHEALLVNDEYTDMDVYINDFYRTLNAVKITIIKLRDSINNINTISFKASMECQRAGESGRGFKVAADEIRQSADNGTALLNETDSGIEELSETVRIIDSRFRNLEEKRNTLDKAVENLSAGNNCVTDKFSELYENIEITQKLVNHLASNAKEFFAESENKKKAYSDMAKVFLNVGKTEKNIAADMERIRMLNEDILNIVGKL, encoded by the coding sequence ATGAAATTGCAGTCAGAGATTATATTGGCGGTAATATCAGGGATTCTTGCACTGGGCATTATATTGCTTACGGTAAGACTTTGCCATTACAAAAAGCAACTGCGGAATTTATATAAAAATAATAACGAGTCCGCATCGGAGACAATCAAAGCAAAGAATAAAATAACTTCATGCACAGATGAAATTAACAGGTTAATAGCCGCGTCAGAGCGTGGGTGCAAAGATAATTACGATATGTTAAAAGCATCGGGAGGCTCCAAGGCTGCACTTAAAGTTTCCGGTGAAAAAGAAATAACGGATAAAATATTAACCATTCTTGCAAAGGCATCAGGATCTATTAAACAGATGAATGAAATCACAGGTGAAGCAGTGAAGCTTTTATCAGGTTCCGGGGACAAAATAAAAGAGGCATCCCACGAAGCCTTGCTTGTAAATGATGAATATACGGACATGGATGTATATATCAATGATTTTTACCGCACTTTAAATGCTGTAAAAATAACCATTATAAAGCTCCGGGACAGTATTAATAATATCAATACCATTTCTTTTAAAGCATCAATGGAATGTCAGAGAGCGGGAGAGTCAGGCAGAGGATTTAAGGTTGCGGCAGATGAAATCAGGCAGTCAGCCGATAATGGAACCGCACTTTTAAATGAAACTGATTCAGGCATTGAAGAACTTTCGGAAACTGTTAGAATAATTGACAGCAGATTCAGAAACCTTGAAGAAAAGAGAAATACCTTAGACAAGGCAGTAGAGAATCTTAGTGCCGGTAACAACTGTGTGACGGATAAATTTAGCGAGCTTTATGAAAATATTGAAATAACGCAGAAATTAGTTAATCATCTGGCATCCAATGCAAAGGAATTTTTTGCGGAATCCGAGAATAAGAAAAAGGCGTATTCCGATATGGCTAAAGTATTTCTTAATGTGGGAAAAACCGAAAAAAATATTGCCGCCGATATGGAAAGAATCCGTATGTTAAATGAAGATATTTTGAATATTGTTGGCAAATTGTAG